The Argentina anserina chromosome 3, drPotAnse1.1, whole genome shotgun sequence genome includes a region encoding these proteins:
- the LOC126787495 gene encoding uncharacterized protein LOC126787495: MREETEDSDDEIQKNNETSVDDAENDTEDSHDDNSNSEEENKDNSGGSDDDNDNDDDDDDNAGEDDDESSNRSEEEEIPRKKKSAKLKGAYPDPTPYKKKIKARSLQILRRGSFGQFFSAVYDGVITRKMMTKSINGLLKILENYDKAKKSSSLLARLLEFLIASYRNCLRLKGQFVDSKSNEEVPEKLFRKVKQEPEFSSSDEDENAKKHEGPMPKCHVEALEAQIADLQEKNIGLQQIKTSLEEKVVKHEDENERLRHELEKLREKSKEDDEKNTRI; the protein is encoded by the exons atgaGGGAAGAGACCGAAGATAGTGACGATGAAAtacaaaaaaacaatgaaacaagTGTTGATGACGCTGAGAATGACACTGAGGATAGTCATGATGACAATTCCAATAGTGAAGAGGAAAACAAAGACAATAGTGGTGGGAGTGATGATGACAATGACAatgatgatgacgatgatgaCAATGCCGGTGAAGATGATGACGAGAGCAGCAATAGgagtgaggaggaggagattcCTCGGAAGAAAAAAAGTGCAAAACTTAAGGGAG CATACCCGGATCCTACTCCTTATAAGAAGAAGATCAAGGCACGCTCCTTGCAAATATTGAGGCGAGGGTCGTTTGGGCAGTTCTTCTCTGCAGTATATGATGGAGTGATCACAAGGAAAATGATGACGAAGTCTATCAACGGATTATTGAAAATCCTTGAGAACTATGATAAGGCCAAGAAGTCTTCATCTTTGCTGGCAAGACTTTTAGAATTTCTGATAGCTTCATATCGCAATTGTTTGAGACTCAAGGGGCAGTTTGTGGATTCCAAGTCAAATGAGGAAGTTCCGGAG AAATTGTTTCGCAAGGTGAAACAAGAACCTGAGTTTAGCAGCTCTGACGAAGACGAAAATGCTAAGAAACATGAAGGCCCGATGCCAAAATGTCATGTCGAGGCACTGGAGGCACAAATAGCAGACCTCCAGGAGAAAAATATTGGATTGCAGCAAATCAAGACGAGTCTGGAGGAGAAAGTAGTAAAGCATGAGGATGAGAACGAAAGGCTGAGACACGAGTTGGAGAAATTAAGAGAGAAAAgcaaagaagatgatgaaaaaaatacaagaatATAG